A DNA window from Vigna angularis cultivar LongXiaoDou No.4 chromosome 1, ASM1680809v1, whole genome shotgun sequence contains the following coding sequences:
- the LOC108345791 gene encoding uncharacterized protein LOC108345791 isoform X2: MDNRQWRPTPPSNICPTCSLSHFPFCPAPPPPPYHHPHQTPLSYAPANPNFQNFKRPRIHDNNTHPVNFSDDQRRLQLIRDHGTNPSLTHTHAPHQSQHTQNAFHPHDAVPSHHPHNAQFRSSPHPLHPYPEPSQRFPDVSPAPYHHSHAPHVGMQPPPPHVNFPSHEANHHNQHNLNGSVGHYPYPYPAGNYSNGSCDNNMEASRFFRGHPQPPLPSSPPPPLPMEPSMNQFNTYFSPSKKPASLFPVQLSSSPSSYSQVPEPHSLPQPYHPTGFPSEEPSKQYLGDSQPFSLNQFSADRPKFIDASHLFRHPHRTSRPDHFVIIFRGLPGSGKSYLAKMLRDLEVENGGDAPRIHSMDDYFMTEVEDSEASKSSSSGRNKKPVTKKVMEYCYEPEMEEAYRSSMLKAFKKTVEEGVFTLIIVDDRNLRVADFAQFWATAKRSGYEVYILEATYKDPVGCAARNVHGFTQEDIEKMSKQWEEAPSLYLQLDVKSLFHGDDLKESRIQEVDMDMEDDIGDVLPPVQGREAEKVVDPAVGEDASFLEKAGKKWDAEGEHPTEVRELGKSKWSEDFSEDDIGQTEGMKGNINALSGLIHQYGKERKSVHWGDQGGKTGFSIGAARKVNALSIVIGPGAGYNLKSNPLPEEDSPSRNSVESKKHSIFQERIRAERESFKAVFDRRRHRIGGLDVEED; encoded by the exons ATGGATAATCGGCAATGGCGTCCCACTCCTCCATCGAATATATGTCCCACTTGCTCCCTCTCCCACTTCCCCTTCTGCCCCGCTCCGCCTCCCCCACCCTATCACCACCCCCACCAAACCCCTCTTTCTTACGCCCCCGCCAACCCTAATTTCCAGAATTTCAAGAGACCCCGAATCCACGACAACAACACCCACCCTGTCAATTTCTCCGACGACCAGCGCAGGTTACAGCTCATTCGCGATCATGGAACCAACCCCTCTCTCACCCACACTCACGCGCCACACCAATCACAACACACTCAAAACGCCTTCCATCCACACGACGCCGTTCCGTCCCACCACCCTCACAATGCCCAATTCAGATCCTCCCCGCACCCCTTGCATCCTTATCCAGAACCCTCGCAACGCTTTCCCGACGTTTCCCCCGCCCCTTACCATCATTCTCACGCTCCTCACGTTGGCATGCAGCCACCACCACCTCATGTTAATTTCCCGTCTCACGAAGCGAACCATCACAATCAACACAATTTGAATGGAAGCGTCGGTCACTATCCTTACCCATACCCTGCGGGTAACTACAGCAACGGTTCTTGTGATAATAACATGGAAGCTTCTAGATTTTTCAGGGGTCACCCTCAGCCTCCTCTCCCTTCTTCGCCGCCGCCACCTCTTCCTATGGAACCATCCATGAATCAATTTAATACGTACTTTTCACCGTCCAAGAAACCGGCTTCTCTTTTTCCCGTTCAGTTGAGCTCATCCCCTTCGTCGTACTCGCAAGTTCCCGAACCACATTCTTTACCTCAACCCTATCACCCCACCGGTTTTCCTTCCGAG GAACCGTCGAAGCAGTACTTGGGCGATTCCCAGCCTTTTTCATTAAACCAGTTTTCTGCTGACAGACCTAAATTTATTGATGCTTCACATTTATTTCGGCATCCTCATCGGACTTCGCGGCCTGATCATTTTGTGATAATCTTTCGGGGCCTCCCAG GTAGTGGTAAGAGTTATCTGGCAAAGATGCTGCGTGATCTTGAGGTTGAAAATGGCGGTGATGCACCTCGAATTCATTCTATGGACGATTATTTTATGACAGAG GTTGAGGATAGTGAGgcatcaaaatcttcaagttcAGGCAGAAACAAGAAGCCTGTGACAAAGAAGGTCATGGAGTATTGTTATGAACCTGAAATGGAGGAG GCTTATCGGTCAAGCATGTTGAAAGCTTTCAAGAAAACTGTTGAGGAAGGAGTTTTCACCTTAATTATTG TGGATGACCGCAATCTGCGGGTAGCTGATTTTGCTCAATTTTGGGCAACTGCAAAG AGATCGGGCTATGAAGTTTATATTTTAGAAGCTACGTACAAGGACCCAGTG GGTTGTGCTGCTAGGAATGTCCATGGATTTACTCAGGAAGACATAGAAAAGATGTCTAAGCAATGGGAAGAAGCTCCATCCTTGTATCTGCAGCTTGATGTAAAG TCCTTATTTCACGGAGATGATCTAAAGGAAAGCAGGATACAGGag GTTGacatggatatggaagatgataTTGGAGATGTATTACCTCCAGTTCAAGGAAGAGAAGCtgagaaagttgttgaccctgCTGTTGGGGAAGATGCGA GTTTCCTGGAAAAAGCTGGGAAAAAGTGGGATGCTGAAGGGGAACATCCAACAGAAGTCAGGGAATTGGGTAAAAGCAAATGGTCAGAAGATTTCAGTGAAGATGACATTGGTCAAACGGAAGGTATGAAGGGCAATATTAATGCTCTGTCTGGGTTAATTCATCAATATGGCAAGGAACGAAAATCTGTACATTGGGGTGATCAG GGTGGCAAGACAGGATTTTCAATAGGGGCTGCCAGGAAGGTAAATGCTTTGTCTATAGTGATCGGACCTGGTGCTGGATACAACCTG AAATCTAATCCATTACCTGAAGAAGATAGTCCAAGCCGTAACAGTGTGGAATCAAAAAAGCATAGCATATTTCAAGAACGAATCCGGGCAGAACGAGAATCCTTCAAAGCTGTCTTTGATAGGAGACGACACAGGATTGGCGGACTTGATGTGGAGGAAGACTAA
- the LOC108345791 gene encoding uncharacterized protein LOC108345791 isoform X1, producing MDNRQWRPTPPSNICPTCSLSHFPFCPAPPPPPYHHPHQTPLSYAPANPNFQNFKRPRIHDNNTHPVNFSDDQRRLQLIRDHGTNPSLTHTHAPHQSQHTQNAFHPHDAVPSHHPHNAQFRSSPHPLHPYPEPSQRFPDVSPAPYHHSHAPHVGMQPPPPHVNFPSHEANHHNQHNLNGSVGHYPYPYPAGNYSNGSCDNNMEASRFFRGHPQPPLPSSPPPPLPMEPSMNQFNTYFSPSKKPASLFPVQLSSSPSSYSQVPEPHSLPQPYHPTGFPSEEPSKQYLGDSQPFSLNQFSADRPKFIDASHLFRHPHRTSRPDHFVIIFRGLPGSGKSYLAKMLRDLEVENGGDAPRIHSMDDYFMTEVEKVEDSEASKSSSSGRNKKPVTKKVMEYCYEPEMEEAYRSSMLKAFKKTVEEGVFTLIIVDDRNLRVADFAQFWATAKRSGYEVYILEATYKDPVGCAARNVHGFTQEDIEKMSKQWEEAPSLYLQLDVKSLFHGDDLKESRIQEVDMDMEDDIGDVLPPVQGREAEKVVDPAVGEDASFLEKAGKKWDAEGEHPTEVRELGKSKWSEDFSEDDIGQTEGMKGNINALSGLIHQYGKERKSVHWGDQGGKTGFSIGAARKVNALSIVIGPGAGYNLKSNPLPEEDSPSRNSVESKKHSIFQERIRAERESFKAVFDRRRHRIGGLDVEED from the exons ATGGATAATCGGCAATGGCGTCCCACTCCTCCATCGAATATATGTCCCACTTGCTCCCTCTCCCACTTCCCCTTCTGCCCCGCTCCGCCTCCCCCACCCTATCACCACCCCCACCAAACCCCTCTTTCTTACGCCCCCGCCAACCCTAATTTCCAGAATTTCAAGAGACCCCGAATCCACGACAACAACACCCACCCTGTCAATTTCTCCGACGACCAGCGCAGGTTACAGCTCATTCGCGATCATGGAACCAACCCCTCTCTCACCCACACTCACGCGCCACACCAATCACAACACACTCAAAACGCCTTCCATCCACACGACGCCGTTCCGTCCCACCACCCTCACAATGCCCAATTCAGATCCTCCCCGCACCCCTTGCATCCTTATCCAGAACCCTCGCAACGCTTTCCCGACGTTTCCCCCGCCCCTTACCATCATTCTCACGCTCCTCACGTTGGCATGCAGCCACCACCACCTCATGTTAATTTCCCGTCTCACGAAGCGAACCATCACAATCAACACAATTTGAATGGAAGCGTCGGTCACTATCCTTACCCATACCCTGCGGGTAACTACAGCAACGGTTCTTGTGATAATAACATGGAAGCTTCTAGATTTTTCAGGGGTCACCCTCAGCCTCCTCTCCCTTCTTCGCCGCCGCCACCTCTTCCTATGGAACCATCCATGAATCAATTTAATACGTACTTTTCACCGTCCAAGAAACCGGCTTCTCTTTTTCCCGTTCAGTTGAGCTCATCCCCTTCGTCGTACTCGCAAGTTCCCGAACCACATTCTTTACCTCAACCCTATCACCCCACCGGTTTTCCTTCCGAG GAACCGTCGAAGCAGTACTTGGGCGATTCCCAGCCTTTTTCATTAAACCAGTTTTCTGCTGACAGACCTAAATTTATTGATGCTTCACATTTATTTCGGCATCCTCATCGGACTTCGCGGCCTGATCATTTTGTGATAATCTTTCGGGGCCTCCCAG GTAGTGGTAAGAGTTATCTGGCAAAGATGCTGCGTGATCTTGAGGTTGAAAATGGCGGTGATGCACCTCGAATTCATTCTATGGACGATTATTTTATGACAGAGGTTGAAAAG GTTGAGGATAGTGAGgcatcaaaatcttcaagttcAGGCAGAAACAAGAAGCCTGTGACAAAGAAGGTCATGGAGTATTGTTATGAACCTGAAATGGAGGAG GCTTATCGGTCAAGCATGTTGAAAGCTTTCAAGAAAACTGTTGAGGAAGGAGTTTTCACCTTAATTATTG TGGATGACCGCAATCTGCGGGTAGCTGATTTTGCTCAATTTTGGGCAACTGCAAAG AGATCGGGCTATGAAGTTTATATTTTAGAAGCTACGTACAAGGACCCAGTG GGTTGTGCTGCTAGGAATGTCCATGGATTTACTCAGGAAGACATAGAAAAGATGTCTAAGCAATGGGAAGAAGCTCCATCCTTGTATCTGCAGCTTGATGTAAAG TCCTTATTTCACGGAGATGATCTAAAGGAAAGCAGGATACAGGag GTTGacatggatatggaagatgataTTGGAGATGTATTACCTCCAGTTCAAGGAAGAGAAGCtgagaaagttgttgaccctgCTGTTGGGGAAGATGCGA GTTTCCTGGAAAAAGCTGGGAAAAAGTGGGATGCTGAAGGGGAACATCCAACAGAAGTCAGGGAATTGGGTAAAAGCAAATGGTCAGAAGATTTCAGTGAAGATGACATTGGTCAAACGGAAGGTATGAAGGGCAATATTAATGCTCTGTCTGGGTTAATTCATCAATATGGCAAGGAACGAAAATCTGTACATTGGGGTGATCAG GGTGGCAAGACAGGATTTTCAATAGGGGCTGCCAGGAAGGTAAATGCTTTGTCTATAGTGATCGGACCTGGTGCTGGATACAACCTG AAATCTAATCCATTACCTGAAGAAGATAGTCCAAGCCGTAACAGTGTGGAATCAAAAAAGCATAGCATATTTCAAGAACGAATCCGGGCAGAACGAGAATCCTTCAAAGCTGTCTTTGATAGGAGACGACACAGGATTGGCGGACTTGATGTGGAGGAAGACTAA
- the LOC108331545 gene encoding uncharacterized protein LOC108331545, translating to MTLLEVIKDASINSKPLDLPLDYPIVLNPEIILPTLKAEVKDESSSSLVRPLTGWHISPKDAEIVDINKKFFTELNAKLKNTNNLDKGEFIGSLNSYLENIRDKAGVVIKVDSSRSEYSKTLVDKLGVYMGKDVAGLVLNGCVSLEMWEVVEALIVNAIIEHSCYSNLVTKLVEKKQSDLICLCIKHAFDLGSSEILSILRYFLSPSKDAYNSMLSVKKEWKRQAVLAIEILSGSKLKRKKLLLAKEASILLMMAYDGFSASETCLHYLIASSNINDVMLSPSLSKLNGNELINLIRYLGKWLKKYERFPQAGPCPRASSVFGLEACDWVPKLEDVIKCLGLLLDEKFSSLVLHPLFHEELRSIEGVVSCLTAEAKICHLTADVVDKLKIEAENL from the coding sequence ATGACTTTGTTAGAAGTAATTAAGGATGCTTCAATCAATTCAAAACCGCTTGATTTACCTTTGGACTACCCAATTGTTCTGAACCCAGAGATTATCTTACCCACTTTAAAGGCCGAAGTTAAAGATGAATCTTCTTCATCACTCGTAAGGCCCCTTACTGGGTGGCATATTTCGCCAAAGGATGCTGAGATCGTTGACATTAACAAAAAGTTCTTTACAGAGCTGAATGCTAAGCTCAAGAACACTAATAATTTGGATAAGGGTGAGTTTATTGGTAGTTTGAATTCTTATCTGGAAAACATCAGGGACAAAGCAGGGGTTGTGATTAAGGTTGATTCATCCCGAAGTGAGTATAGCAAGACTTTGGTTGATAAGCTTGGAGTATACATGGGTAAAGATGTTGCTGGCCTGGTATTGAATGGGTGTGTTTCTTTGGAGATGTGGGAAGTGGTCGAGGCTTTAATTGTTAATGCTATTATTGAGCATTCTTGCTATTCAAACCTGGTCACCAAGTTAGTGGAAAAAAAGCAGTCTGATTTGATCTGTTTATGCATAAAGCATGCTTTCGATCTTGGTTCATCAGAAATACTCAGCATTTTGAGGTATTTTCTTTCTCCATCCAAAGATGCTTATAACAGTATGCTAAGTGTGAAGAAGGAGTGGAAGAGGCAAGCAGTGTTAGCCATTGAGATTTTAAGTGGTAGCAAGCTGAAGAGGAAGAAATTGCTTTTGGCAAAGGAGGCTTCCATTTTGCTCATGATGGCCTATGATGGTTTCTCTGCGTCTGAGACTTGTTTGCATTATCTGATTGCATCATCCAACATCAATGACGTGATGCTATCTCCTTCACTCAGTAAGTTGAATGGCAAcgaattaataaatttgattcgTTATTTAGGCAAGTGGTTGAAGAAATACGAGAGGTTTCCTCAAGCAGGACCATGTCCAAGAGCCTCATCAGTTTTTGGTTTGGAGGCTTGCGATTGGGTTCCTAAACTTGAAGATGTTATAAAATGTCTTGGCTTACTGCTAGATGAGAAATTTTCTTCATTGGTGTTACATCCACTGTTTCACGAGGAGCTGAGATCAATTGAAGGAGTGGTTAGTTGTTTAACTGCTGAAGCCAAAATTTGTCACTTAACGGCTGACGTAGTTGACAAACTAAAGATCGAAGCTGAAAATTTGTAA